The following coding sequences lie in one Lysobacter capsici genomic window:
- a CDS encoding YciI family protein, whose translation MKYLVMIFNDDSLIEALPAGEYETMMRGCIAHADDLRETGVLLDSQMLAAPAKATSLRTRNGRTTFMDGPYAEAKEYLGGFNLIEAADMDEAVRVAQEFPWSRTGRIEVRPVMDFEQVRLAFDA comes from the coding sequence ATGAAATACCTGGTCATGATTTTCAACGACGACAGCCTGATCGAAGCCCTGCCCGCCGGCGAATATGAAACCATGATGCGCGGCTGCATCGCCCACGCCGACGACCTGCGCGAGACCGGCGTGCTGCTCGATTCGCAGATGCTCGCCGCGCCCGCCAAGGCGACCTCGCTGCGCACCCGCAACGGCCGCACCACCTTCATGGACGGCCCGTACGCCGAAGCCAAGGAGTACCTGGGCGGCTTCAACCTGATCGAAGCGGCCGACATGGATGAAGCGGTCCGCGTCGCCCAGGAATTCCCCTGGAGCCGCACCGGCCGGATCGAAGTGCGCCCGGTGATGGATTTCGAACAGGTGCGGCTCGCGTTCGACGCCTGA
- the tsaA gene encoding tRNA (N6-threonylcarbamoyladenosine(37)-N6)-methyltransferase TrmO: MNTAPPRTLAPMSDAFTCRPIAYLRSPYAQRIDAPHQSTVVQGTPSGEAIEARLEFVADLPALAYADLQGFERIWLIFAFHRSQGWKPQVKPPRGGPKRGVLATRSPHRPNPLGLSAVELVRVEAQALVVRGVDLLDGTPILDIKPYVPYADAFAGSRAGWIDEIDAAQGRHSAPGPKRPRKVTPAG, from the coding sequence ATGAATACCGCGCCGCCGCGAACCCTGGCCCCGATGTCCGACGCCTTCACCTGCCGCCCGATCGCCTACCTGCGCTCGCCGTATGCGCAGCGCATCGATGCGCCGCACCAATCGACGGTGGTGCAGGGCACGCCAAGCGGCGAGGCGATCGAGGCACGGCTGGAATTCGTCGCCGACCTGCCGGCGCTGGCGTATGCCGATCTGCAAGGGTTCGAGCGCATCTGGCTGATTTTCGCCTTCCACCGCAGCCAGGGCTGGAAACCCCAGGTCAAGCCGCCGCGCGGCGGGCCCAAGCGCGGGGTGCTGGCCACGCGTTCGCCGCATCGGCCCAATCCGCTCGGGTTGTCGGCGGTGGAACTGGTGCGGGTCGAAGCGCAGGCGCTGGTCGTGCGCGGGGTCGACTTGCTCGACGGCACGCCCATCCTCGACATCAAGCCGTACGTGCCGTACGCCGACGCCTTCGCCGGCTCGCGCGCGGGCTGGATCGACGAGATCGACGCGGCCCAGGGCCGGCATTCGGCGCCCGGGCCGAAGCGGCCGCGCAAGGTCACGCCGGCGGGCTGA
- a CDS encoding SRPBCC domain-containing protein, translating into MTSDGSGTLAAAPTPARTTHRIDERSITVQCVIDAPRDLVFLGWTDPIHVARWWGPRGFRGVVRQMEVAVGGRFRICTVGPDGTEYPIKGTYEDVVEPQRLVYVDDWDDERPSQPSRVNVLFAEHGPEQTVLSVRIAFASQAEREAAQARGIVAGWGESFERLDAYLAER; encoded by the coding sequence ATGACGTCCGACGGTTCCGGCACGCTCGCCGCCGCGCCCACGCCCGCGCGCACCACCCATCGCATCGACGAACGCAGCATCACCGTGCAGTGCGTCATCGACGCGCCGCGCGATCTGGTGTTCCTCGGCTGGACCGACCCGATCCATGTCGCGCGCTGGTGGGGACCGCGCGGTTTTCGCGGCGTGGTGCGGCAGATGGAGGTCGCGGTCGGCGGCCGGTTCCGCATCTGCACGGTCGGGCCGGACGGCACCGAGTACCCGATCAAGGGGACGTACGAGGACGTCGTCGAACCCCAGCGGTTGGTCTACGTCGACGATTGGGACGACGAGCGGCCGTCGCAGCCCTCGCGCGTGAACGTGTTGTTCGCCGAACACGGCCCGGAGCAGACCGTGCTCAGCGTGCGGATCGCATTCGCCAGCCAGGCCGAACGCGAGGCGGCGCAGGCGCGCGGGATCGTCGCGGGCTGGGGCGAAAGCTTCGAGCGGCTGGACGCGTATCTGGCCGAGCGTTGA
- a CDS encoding ABC transporter ATP-binding protein: protein MPSDSTSARPPAAHAAGASSIVSIQGLTKTYAGGYQALKGVDLDIRRGEIFALLGPNGAGKTTLISIVCGIVNPSEGRVLADGHDIVRDYRAARSAIGLVPQELHTDAFETVHDTVRFSRGLYGKPPNPAYLEKILRELSLWDKRGEKIMALSGGMKRRVLIAKALSHEPSILFLDEPTAGVDVELRREMWAMVSRLRDSGVTIILTTHYIDEAEEMADRVGVINKGEIVLVEDKRVLMRKLGKKQLSLQLQAPLAAVPQALASDALTLSDDGNELVYTFDAQAEDTGIAALLKRLAEHGIEFKDLNTSQSSLEEIFVNLVKSPQAEKKPANDAAGEVRA, encoded by the coding sequence ATGCCGTCCGATTCCACGTCCGCCCGTCCGCCCGCCGCCCACGCCGCGGGTGCGTCCTCCATCGTCTCCATCCAGGGCCTGACCAAGACCTACGCCGGCGGCTACCAGGCGCTCAAGGGCGTCGACCTGGACATCCGCCGCGGCGAAATCTTCGCCCTGCTCGGTCCCAACGGCGCCGGCAAGACCACCTTGATCAGCATCGTGTGCGGCATCGTCAATCCCAGCGAAGGCCGGGTGCTCGCCGACGGCCACGACATCGTGCGCGACTACCGCGCCGCGCGTTCGGCGATCGGGCTGGTGCCGCAGGAGCTGCACACCGACGCGTTCGAGACCGTGCACGACACGGTCCGCTTTAGCCGCGGCCTGTACGGCAAGCCGCCCAATCCGGCGTACCTGGAAAAAATCCTGCGCGAGCTGTCGCTGTGGGACAAGCGCGGCGAGAAGATCATGGCGCTGTCGGGCGGGATGAAGCGGCGCGTGCTGATCGCCAAGGCGCTGTCGCACGAGCCGAGCATCCTGTTCCTCGACGAACCCACCGCCGGCGTCGACGTGGAACTGCGGCGCGAGATGTGGGCGATGGTCTCGCGCCTGCGCGACAGCGGCGTCACCATCATCCTGACCACCCACTACATCGACGAGGCCGAGGAAATGGCCGATCGGGTCGGGGTCATCAACAAGGGCGAGATCGTGCTGGTCGAAGACAAGCGCGTGCTGATGCGCAAGCTCGGCAAGAAGCAGCTGAGCCTGCAACTGCAGGCGCCGCTGGCCGCGGTGCCGCAGGCCTTGGCGAGCGACGCGCTGACTTTGTCGGACGACGGCAACGAACTGGTCTACACCTTCGATGCGCAGGCCGAGGACACCGGCATCGCCGCGCTGCTCAAGCGCCTGGCCGAGCACGGCATCGAGTTCAAGGACCTCAACACCAGTCAAAGCTCGCTGGAGGAAATCTTCGTCAATCTGGTCAAGTCGCCGCAGGCGGAAAAAAAGCCTGCGAATGATGCGGCCGGGGAGGTGCGCGCATGA
- a CDS encoding ABC transporter permease — protein sequence MNLHAIKAIYFFEMHRTFRTLMQSIATPVLSTSLYFIVFGSAIGSRMVEIGGISYAAFIVPGLIMMSLLTESISNASFGIYLPKWSGTIYELLSAPVSFVEVICGYVGAAATKSVILGLLMLITARCFVDFTIVHPVWMAVFLVLTAVTFSLFGFIIGVWADGFEKLQMIPMMIVMPLTFLGGSFYSIDMLPPFWRGVSLFNPVVYLVNGFRWSFYGKSDVDIALSVGMTAGFMVLCLVAVWWIFKTGYKLKS from the coding sequence ATGAACCTGCACGCGATCAAGGCGATCTATTTCTTCGAAATGCACCGCACCTTCCGCACCCTGATGCAGTCGATCGCAACGCCGGTGCTGTCGACTTCGCTGTACTTCATCGTGTTCGGCTCGGCGATCGGCTCGCGCATGGTCGAGATCGGCGGGATCAGCTACGCGGCCTTCATCGTGCCGGGCCTGATCATGATGTCGCTGCTGACCGAGAGCATTTCCAATGCCTCCTTCGGCATCTACCTGCCCAAATGGTCGGGCACGATCTACGAACTGCTGTCGGCGCCGGTGTCGTTCGTCGAGGTGATCTGCGGCTATGTCGGCGCGGCGGCGACCAAGTCGGTGATCCTGGGCTTGCTGATGCTGATCACCGCGCGCTGCTTCGTCGATTTCACCATCGTCCATCCGGTGTGGATGGCGGTGTTCCTGGTGTTGACCGCGGTCACCTTCAGCCTGTTCGGCTTCATCATCGGGGTGTGGGCCGACGGGTTCGAGAAGCTGCAGATGATCCCGATGATGATCGTGATGCCGCTGACTTTCCTGGGCGGCAGCTTCTATTCGATCGACATGCTGCCGCCGTTCTGGCGCGGGGTCTCGCTGTTCAATCCGGTGGTGTATCTGGTCAATGGGTTTCGCTGGAGTTTCTACGGCAAGTCGGACGTGGACATCGCCTTGAGCGTGGGCATGACGGCCGGGTTCATGGTGCTGTGCCTGGTCGCAGTGTGGTGGATCTTCAAGACTGGGTACAAGCTCAAGAGCTGA
- a CDS encoding amino acid permease, whose amino-acid sequence MQTNQQQLHRGLSERHIRLMALGAAIGVGLFLGSANAIKLAGPGILLAYLLGGAAIFIIMRALGEMAVHNPVAGSFSRYARDYLGPLSGYLTGWNYWFLWLVTCVAEITAVGIYMQVWFPDSPQWAWALAALIAMGSVNLITVKAYGEFEFWFAMIKVVTIVVMILAGLAMIVFGFGNNGVAIGISNLWAHGGFFPNGAQGVLMSLQMVMFAYLGVEMIGLTAGEAANPAKSIPDAINSVFWRIVIFYVGALFVILSLYPWNELGTTGSPFVMTFERLGIREAAGIINFVVLTAALSSCNGGIFSTGRMLYNLAQQKQAPAFFANTSAGGVPRAAVLVSVVALLAGVVLNYVAPKEVFVWVTSIATFGAIWTWGVILVSHMKFRRRLSAQDKAALAFRMPMYPVASWVALAFLVLVIGLMAYFPDTRVALYVGPAFLILLVVLYFATGINKRDGTAPSA is encoded by the coding sequence ATGCAGACCAATCAACAGCAACTCCATCGCGGCCTGAGCGAGCGCCACATCCGCCTGATGGCGCTGGGCGCGGCGATCGGCGTGGGCCTGTTCTTGGGCTCGGCCAACGCGATCAAGCTCGCCGGTCCCGGCATCCTGCTGGCCTACCTGCTCGGCGGCGCGGCGATCTTCATCATCATGCGCGCGCTGGGCGAGATGGCCGTGCATAACCCGGTCGCCGGCTCGTTCAGCCGCTACGCGCGCGACTACCTCGGCCCGCTGTCGGGCTATCTGACCGGCTGGAACTACTGGTTCCTGTGGCTGGTGACCTGCGTGGCCGAGATCACCGCGGTCGGCATCTACATGCAGGTGTGGTTCCCGGATTCGCCGCAATGGGCGTGGGCGCTGGCCGCGCTGATCGCGATGGGTTCGGTGAACCTGATCACGGTCAAGGCCTACGGCGAGTTCGAATTCTGGTTCGCGATGATCAAGGTCGTGACCATCGTGGTGATGATCCTGGCCGGCCTGGCGATGATCGTGTTTGGCTTCGGCAACAACGGCGTGGCGATCGGCATCAGCAACCTGTGGGCGCACGGCGGCTTCTTCCCCAACGGCGCGCAGGGCGTGCTGATGTCGCTGCAGATGGTGATGTTCGCCTACCTCGGCGTGGAGATGATCGGCCTGACCGCGGGCGAGGCGGCCAACCCGGCCAAGTCGATTCCCGACGCGATCAATTCGGTGTTCTGGCGGATCGTGATCTTCTACGTCGGCGCGCTGTTCGTGATCCTGTCGCTGTACCCGTGGAACGAGCTGGGCACCACCGGCAGTCCGTTCGTGATGACCTTCGAGCGCCTGGGCATCCGCGAGGCGGCCGGCATCATCAACTTCGTCGTGCTGACCGCGGCGCTGTCCTCGTGCAACGGCGGCATCTTCAGCACCGGCCGCATGCTCTACAACCTGGCCCAGCAGAAGCAGGCGCCGGCGTTCTTCGCCAACACCTCGGCCGGCGGCGTGCCGCGCGCGGCGGTGCTGGTGTCGGTGGTGGCCTTGCTGGCCGGCGTGGTGCTGAACTACGTGGCGCCCAAGGAAGTGTTCGTGTGGGTGACCTCGATCGCGACCTTCGGCGCGATCTGGACCTGGGGCGTGATCCTGGTGTCGCACATGAAGTTCCGCCGGCGTCTGAGCGCGCAGGACAAGGCGGCGCTGGCGTTCCGCATGCCGATGTATCCGGTCGCGTCGTGGGTCGCGCTGGCGTTTTTGGTGCTGGTGATCGGGCTGATGGCGTATTTCCCGGATACGCGCGTGGCCTTGTACGTCGGGCCGGCGTTCTTGATCTTGCTGGTGGTGCTGTATTTCGCGACCGGGATCAACAAGCGCGATGGAACGGCGCCGTCAGCCTGA
- a CDS encoding vWA domain-containing protein yields MLLRTTPRTAPVAALALGIAVVLAVAGCSKKVERADAPAMDQPESVAMAAPASAMESKTYFLQEAPVAANTENYEKIAANPIHRVAEQPVSTFSIDVDTGSYANVRRMLAAGELPPKDAVRVEELLNYFDYGYPKPASRDTPFQVSTELAPAPWNAKHVLMQIGIQGYDVDKAELPPANLVLLIDTSGSMDEPDKLPLLKKAFAQLVPQLRAKDRISIVAYAGSAGLVLPPTPGDRGGEILAALDNLQAGGSTNGGEGIQLAYATARQAFVEGGINRVLLATDGDFNVGTANQEALETLVADQRKSGIALSTLGFGTGNYNDAMAEQLADVGNGNHAYIDSALEARKVLVEELGSTLLTIAGDVKVQVEFNPAVVAEYRLIGYENRMLKREDFNNDKVDAGEIGAGHDVTALYEVTLVGSGGESVDPLRYGKGSDAAAADAKAPRAAAGDAKSGELALLRLRYKRPGENTSRLIETPLLRKDIAGEPSERLRFAASVAAFGDLLRGGTYVGQDFGWNGVIGLARGARGDDRNGYRGEFLQLAQTASSLQASSGPVKDAAVAGE; encoded by the coding sequence ATGTTGCTGCGCACCACTCCCCGTACCGCCCCTGTCGCCGCGCTCGCGCTCGGCATCGCCGTCGTCCTGGCCGTCGCCGGCTGTAGCAAGAAGGTCGAGCGCGCCGATGCGCCGGCCATGGATCAACCCGAATCGGTCGCGATGGCGGCGCCCGCGTCGGCCATGGAAAGCAAAACCTATTTCCTGCAAGAAGCGCCGGTGGCGGCCAACACCGAAAACTACGAGAAGATCGCCGCCAACCCGATCCACCGCGTCGCCGAGCAGCCGGTGTCGACCTTCTCCATCGACGTCGACACCGGCAGCTACGCCAACGTGCGGCGCATGCTCGCCGCCGGCGAACTGCCGCCGAAGGATGCGGTGCGGGTCGAGGAACTGCTCAACTACTTCGACTACGGCTATCCCAAGCCGGCGTCCAGGGACACCCCGTTCCAGGTCAGCACCGAGCTGGCGCCGGCGCCGTGGAACGCCAAGCACGTGCTGATGCAGATCGGCATCCAGGGCTATGACGTCGACAAGGCCGAGCTGCCGCCGGCCAACCTGGTGCTGCTGATCGACACCTCCGGTTCGATGGACGAACCCGACAAGCTGCCGCTGCTGAAGAAGGCCTTCGCGCAACTGGTGCCGCAACTGCGCGCGAAGGACCGGATCTCGATCGTGGCCTACGCCGGCTCGGCCGGGCTGGTGCTGCCGCCGACGCCGGGCGACCGCGGCGGCGAAATCCTCGCCGCGCTCGACAACCTGCAGGCCGGCGGTTCGACCAACGGCGGCGAAGGCATCCAGCTCGCCTACGCGACCGCGCGCCAGGCCTTCGTCGAAGGCGGCATCAACCGCGTGCTGTTGGCGACCGACGGCGACTTCAACGTCGGCACCGCCAATCAGGAAGCGCTGGAAACCCTGGTCGCCGATCAGCGCAAGTCCGGCATCGCGCTGAGCACGCTGGGCTTCGGCACGGGCAACTACAACGATGCGATGGCCGAGCAACTGGCCGATGTCGGCAACGGCAACCACGCCTACATCGACAGCGCGCTGGAAGCGCGCAAGGTGCTGGTCGAGGAACTGGGCTCGACCCTGCTGACCATCGCCGGCGACGTCAAGGTGCAGGTCGAGTTCAACCCGGCCGTGGTCGCCGAGTACCGCCTGATCGGTTACGAAAACCGCATGCTCAAGCGCGAGGATTTCAACAACGACAAGGTCGATGCCGGCGAGATCGGCGCCGGCCACGACGTCACCGCGTTGTACGAGGTGACCTTGGTCGGTTCCGGCGGCGAGTCGGTCGATCCGCTGCGTTACGGCAAGGGCAGCGACGCGGCGGCGGCCGACGCCAAGGCGCCGCGGGCCGCGGCCGGCGATGCGAAGAGCGGCGAACTGGCCTTGCTGCGGCTGCGCTACAAGCGTCCGGGCGAGAACACCAGCCGCTTGATCGAGACCCCGCTGCTGCGCAAGGACATCGCCGGCGAGCCCAGCGAACGCCTGCGTTTCGCCGCCTCGGTCGCCGCGTTCGGCGATCTGCTGCGCGGCGGCACCTACGTCGGCCAGGACTTCGGCTGGAACGGCGTGATCGGCCTGGCCCGCGGCGCGCGCGGCGACGACCGCAACGGCTACCGCGGCGAGTTCCTGCAACTGGCGCAGACCGCGAGCAGTCTGCAGGCGTCGAGTGGGCCGGTGAAGGATGCGGCAGTGGCGGGCGAGTAA
- a CDS encoding tetratricopeptide repeat protein codes for MIDERLDTPILLRHALDAIQGARDVEAVHLLKTVLEREPDNLHAQYLLAIQHAQLGLFERAEERLRALLAVVPQFVVARFQLAQLLVMRGTAKDAREWLQPVLAQADPLGAYARGLLAAAQGDRDGACATIEAALRLPQPVPVLADDMRRLCGQLRDRALGRGRWVRAI; via the coding sequence ATGATCGACGAGCGGCTCGACACTCCCATCTTGTTGCGCCACGCGCTCGACGCCATCCAGGGCGCGCGCGACGTCGAGGCCGTGCATCTGCTCAAGACCGTGCTCGAGCGCGAACCCGACAACCTGCACGCGCAATACCTGCTGGCGATCCAGCACGCCCAGCTCGGCCTGTTCGAGCGCGCCGAGGAGCGGCTGCGCGCGCTGCTCGCGGTGGTGCCGCAGTTCGTGGTGGCGCGCTTTCAGCTGGCCCAGTTGCTGGTGATGCGCGGCACCGCCAAGGACGCGCGCGAGTGGCTGCAGCCGGTGCTGGCGCAGGCCGATCCGCTCGGCGCCTACGCGCGCGGCTTGCTCGCCGCGGCGCAGGGCGACCGCGACGGCGCCTGCGCGACGATCGAGGCGGCCTTGCGCCTGCCGCAGCCGGTGCCGGTGCTGGCCGACGATATGCGGCGGCTGTGCGGGCAGTTGCGCGATCGCGCTTTGGGTCGAGGTCGGTGGGTTCGGGCGATCTGA
- a CDS encoding DUF3297 family protein has product MTDTPPDRVSNDPRSPFFDPSVVERGIGIRFNGVERTNVEEYCISEGWVRLPVGKSLDRRGNAMTMKHKGQVEAWYLSPAPEADSK; this is encoded by the coding sequence ATGACCGATACCCCGCCCGACCGCGTCTCCAACGATCCCCGCAGCCCGTTCTTCGATCCGTCCGTGGTCGAACGCGGCATCGGCATCCGCTTCAACGGCGTGGAGCGCACGAATGTCGAGGAATACTGCATCAGCGAAGGCTGGGTGCGCCTGCCGGTCGGCAAGTCGCTCGATCGCCGCGGCAATGCGATGACGATGAAGCACAAGGGCCAGGTCGAAGCCTGGTATCTGTCGCCGGCGCCGGAAGCCGACAGCAAGTAA
- a CDS encoding SIMPL domain-containing protein codes for MNYLGLTLLAVALWLSPPAHAQGVDGGRFHVAGFGRVAYQPDLFELSFAVVSDAADARAALQRHQPVVAAVRQVLQTHRGELSELSVDAPRLTARSDGDSGPGYRYSTRFVLRVRGDDALARLQQQLSQAGVAEFDSLRPLSDRLPEYGDQARRLALQDARRKAAVIAAELGWTLDAATAVKFEDDRPWWTPQTPTARQYGSRAYDYAAEAPAQTGEVTAQVDVEYRYSRSGGGVR; via the coding sequence ATGAACTACCTGGGCTTGACCTTGCTCGCGGTCGCGCTGTGGCTGTCGCCGCCGGCGCACGCGCAGGGCGTCGACGGCGGCCGTTTCCATGTCGCCGGCTTCGGCCGCGTCGCGTATCAGCCGGACCTGTTCGAACTGTCGTTCGCGGTGGTCAGCGACGCCGCCGATGCGCGCGCGGCCTTGCAGCGGCATCAACCGGTGGTGGCGGCGGTGCGGCAGGTGTTGCAGACGCATCGCGGCGAATTGAGCGAACTGTCGGTCGACGCGCCGCGCCTGACCGCGCGCAGCGACGGCGATAGCGGGCCGGGCTATCGCTATTCGACCCGCTTCGTGCTGCGGGTGCGCGGCGACGATGCGTTGGCGCGGTTGCAGCAGCAACTCAGCCAAGCCGGCGTCGCCGAATTCGACAGCTTGCGTCCCTTGTCCGATCGGCTGCCCGAGTACGGCGACCAGGCGCGTCGCCTGGCGTTGCAGGACGCCAGGCGCAAGGCCGCGGTGATCGCCGCGGAACTGGGTTGGACGCTGGACGCGGCCACCGCGGTGAAGTTCGAGGACGATCGGCCGTGGTGGACGCCGCAGACGCCGACCGCGCGGCAGTACGGTTCTCGCGCCTACGACTACGCGGCCGAGGCGCCGGCGCAGACCGGCGAGGTGACTGCGCAGGTCGATGTGGAGTATCGGTATTCGCGCTCGGGTGGCGGGGTGCGTTGA
- a CDS encoding lactonase family protein, with the protein MNPRSILLAWSLLMTSTFATADAAPGKPDASAELVVGCYTGASCKGIGRYRFDLASGQIQPQPLEVIETDNPSWVALSADGRHLFAVNENGPASADPVGRASSFALAHGQAASRRLSQANSLGDDPAHASVSRDGRYLFVANYSGAQSPGGTLAVLPIDREGRLQAGVQVLSHRASQADRERQMGPHVHAVVPAPDGRYVLAADLGADKVYVYRYDPARSAERPLLAAATASVDLPPASGPRHLLFDASGRHAYLTLEMTGELVVFDYDDGRLHPVQTVAMDPGRRDGNAAAALHLSGDGRFLYASNRGEDNHIAVYEVDAANGRLTAVQRRSTEGRGPREFALSPDGRHVVVANQHSNTLVVIERDPRSGRLGETVQTMEAASPSDVKFVLAR; encoded by the coding sequence ATGAACCCGCGATCCATCCTGCTTGCCTGGAGCCTGCTCATGACCTCGACCTTCGCCACCGCGGACGCCGCGCCAGGCAAGCCCGATGCATCGGCCGAACTCGTGGTCGGCTGCTACACCGGCGCGAGCTGCAAGGGCATCGGCCGCTACCGCTTCGACCTGGCGAGCGGGCAGATCCAGCCGCAGCCGCTGGAAGTGATCGAAACCGACAACCCGTCGTGGGTGGCGCTGTCGGCCGACGGGCGCCATCTGTTCGCGGTCAACGAGAACGGCCCGGCCTCGGCCGATCCGGTCGGACGCGCGAGCAGCTTCGCGCTGGCGCACGGGCAAGCCGCGTCGCGTCGCCTGTCGCAGGCCAACAGCCTCGGCGACGATCCCGCGCACGCCTCGGTCAGCCGCGACGGCCGCTACCTGTTCGTCGCCAATTACTCGGGCGCGCAATCGCCCGGCGGCACCCTGGCGGTGTTGCCGATCGATCGCGAAGGCCGCTTGCAAGCCGGCGTGCAAGTGCTGAGCCATCGCGCCAGCCAGGCCGATCGCGAACGCCAGATGGGGCCGCACGTGCATGCGGTGGTGCCCGCGCCCGACGGCCGCTACGTGCTGGCCGCCGACCTGGGCGCGGACAAGGTCTATGTGTACCGCTACGATCCGGCGCGCAGCGCGGAGCGTCCGTTGCTCGCGGCGGCGACCGCATCGGTGGATCTGCCGCCCGCCAGCGGTCCGCGCCATCTCTTGTTCGACGCGTCCGGGCGGCATGCCTACCTGACTTTGGAAATGACCGGCGAGTTGGTCGTGTTCGATTACGACGACGGTCGCCTGCACCCGGTGCAGACCGTGGCGATGGACCCGGGCCGGCGCGACGGCAACGCCGCCGCGGCCTTGCACCTGTCGGGCGACGGCCGTTTCCTATACGCGAGCAACCGCGGCGAGGACAACCACATCGCGGTGTACGAAGTTGACGCGGCCAACGGACGGCTCACCGCCGTGCAGCGCCGCAGCACCGAAGGCCGCGGCCCGCGCGAGTTCGCGCTGTCGCCCGACGGCCGGCACGTGGTGGTGGCCAATCAGCACAGCAACACCTTGGTGGTGATCGAGCGCGACCCGCGCAGCGGCAGGTTGGGCGAGACGGTGCAGACGATGGAAGCGGCGTCGCCTTCGGACGTGAAGTTTGTGTTGGCGCGATAG
- a CDS encoding aldo/keto reductase — translation MEHRYLGASGLRVPVLSFGTGTFGGEGDFFKAWGQTDVAGARRLLDIALEAGVNLFDSADIYSKGAAESILGEAIKGRPRDSLLISTKATFRFGDGENEVGSSRHHLIRSIDAALKRLGTDYIDLFQLHGFDARTLIEETLSTLDDLVRAGKLRYLGVSNFSGWHLMKSLALAERHGWSRYVAHQAYYSLIGRDYEWELMPLGLDQGVGAVVWSPLGWGRLTGKIRRGQPLPDNSRLHVTADMGPPVQDEYVYRVVDALDEIAAETGKTVPQIALNWLLQRPTVATVVIGARNEEQLKQNLGAVGWNLTAEQVAKLDAASATAKAYPYWHQAGFGERNPSPV, via the coding sequence ATGGAACATCGTTATCTGGGCGCGTCCGGTCTGCGCGTGCCGGTGCTGAGTTTCGGCACCGGGACGTTCGGCGGCGAAGGCGACTTCTTCAAGGCCTGGGGTCAGACCGACGTGGCCGGCGCGCGGCGCCTGCTCGACATCGCGCTGGAGGCCGGGGTCAATCTGTTCGACAGCGCCGACATCTATTCCAAGGGCGCGGCCGAGTCCATCCTCGGCGAAGCGATCAAGGGCCGTCCGCGCGACAGCCTGCTGATCTCGACCAAGGCCACCTTCCGTTTCGGCGACGGCGAGAACGAAGTCGGCTCCTCGCGTCATCATCTGATCCGTTCGATCGACGCCGCGCTCAAGCGCCTGGGCACCGACTACATCGACCTGTTCCAGCTGCACGGCTTCGATGCGCGCACGCTGATCGAAGAAACCCTGTCCACGCTCGACGATCTGGTCCGCGCCGGCAAGCTGCGTTACCTGGGCGTGTCGAATTTCTCCGGCTGGCATCTCATGAAATCGCTGGCGCTGGCCGAGCGTCACGGTTGGTCGCGCTACGTCGCCCATCAGGCCTATTACTCGCTGATCGGTCGCGACTACGAGTGGGAGCTGATGCCGCTCGGCCTGGATCAGGGCGTCGGCGCGGTGGTGTGGAGCCCGCTGGGTTGGGGCCGCCTGACCGGCAAGATCCGTCGCGGCCAGCCGCTGCCGGACAACAGCCGCCTGCACGTCACCGCCGACATGGGGCCGCCGGTGCAGGACGAGTATGTGTACCGCGTGGTCGATGCGCTCGACGAGATCGCCGCGGAAACCGGCAAGACCGTGCCGCAGATCGCGCTGAACTGGTTGCTGCAGCGGCCGACGGTGGCGACCGTGGTGATCGGTGCGCGCAACGAGGAGCAGCTCAAGCAGAATCTCGGTGCGGTCGGCTGGAATCTGACGGCCGAGCAGGTCGCAAAGCTCGATGCGGCCAGCGCGACGGCGAAGGCGTATCCGTATTGGCACCAAGCCGGGTTCGGCGAGCGCAATCCTTCGCCGGTTTGA